The region GTAACCCCCAATCCAAGTAGCGCATACATTCTGACAACTAGCAGCGAGGTCTGATGCCTGATCACAAGGCAACACGCGAGGAGCTTCTTGAACGAATCCGAGCAAATCTCCGGCAGCCGCCGAAGTCGTCTTAAGTGATTTGTTATAAGAGGGTGCAAGGATTGATGAACCACTGTGGTGTAATGGCGCGTCGTTAATCATGTTTCTTTATCTTCGTCTGTCCTTTTGTTTCCGTCACTTTCCAAGCAATTTGTATGATTCCCCAGTCTGTATCTCCTCGGAACGAATGGtatcttttattttccttcGAAACCTCCCTAGTCGGATAAACCTCATGTGGTAAACACCGGCATAAAATCAGACGACGAGACGGAAGTTCTGGGTCTGAACCAGCCAGTCCCGTCTGCGCTTTCCCTTTGGTCCATCGGTGGAAGGGTTCGGGGTAAGAACGAAAGTCTCGCTGAAGCCGCGCTGAGGGAGGTCGCGCGACTCTCCATACCGGACGTATCCACTGACAATCACTAAGATCGAGATATCTTTCCTAGGATCCGGCTGCCTTCCTGTTGCATTCGTAGGATactgcttgttgatgatttGGCAATCGAATGACTGAACCTCATAATGTGCGGGCGGCATCTGGTTGACAAATATCTCTTGGACCGCATTCCCATCCGCGACTGTGTTTCCGTTGAATACAATGGTGCATGGAGGGGCGCCGTAGAAGGAGGCGATTATGGCGCGGTTTGATTGAAGAGCGGGGTAGTACGACTGGACGAACTCAGTGGCCGCTAGAAGAGACCGATATGTTAGAACTTATCTTCGTATGTATAGAATAAGGAAGTCATACCTTCTGTTGAGATCTTTGCGTAAACATCATCACTCGGAGGAGCCATGGCTTCAGGTACGTCGTTTGCGGGCTGCTTCGGTATTGAGTTTGTGAAAGATCTGGAACGGAATTGCTGAAAGTTGTATGCTCCTGAGACGTAAATACCAGAAAGTCCGCAGTTATATCGCGGGGTGAATAAAGTAAGATGAGTGTGAGTGCAGAGGGCGAAACCGGAGGCTGAAGGGcgcaagaaaaaaagaagctTGGGCCAACGCGGAGAAAACAAAACCTCCGAGCGGCCGCAGGCCACCCATCACTCTCCAGCTCTCAACGACCCTGGATTACCTGCGATTTCGCCAATGGCGAACTTGAGAGGAGGCTTCCGTGCCCTCTCATGGGCGAATCAACTGCTATATCACCAGCGCCCTTCCTGGAAATGCGCCTCTTGCAAGGTCACTCCTCCCGCGGTCGTACGGTCCGCCCGTCGATATGCGACCACCTCGGAGGGAACTTCGACAGCGAAGCCATACTATATCACGACACCCATCTTTTACGTTAATGCCGGTATGTACTTGCTTATATACTCCATTGGCTGATCTGCTGCTAACTTTTTGCTTGATGTAGCCCCCCACGTCGGTCACTTATACACCATGGTCATTGCGGACGTTCTGAAGCGATGGAGGACACTTGTCGGAGACAGTGAGGCACAATTATTGACAGGAACGGACGAACATGGAATGAAGGTTGGTGAATTTCTGGCAAGGGCTGCGACTCCAGCCGCTAATCCTGGTGTAGATCCAGCAGGCCGCGATCTCTGCGGGTATCGATACGCAAGCGTTTTGCGATAGGAACTGCAAGACTTTCAAGGTACGCGAGGCTTGTTTTTGTGTGGTCATTTGTATTAACGGAAGCTAGGATCTGGCTAAATCCGCGGATATGGACTATAACTACTTTATCCGGACAACGGAACCTGCGCATAAAGAGGCCGTTCAGTACTTCTGGGTATGTTGCCAGTGCTGCGAGATGGGACCAATACTTATGGGATAATCAGGAGATGTTACAACACCGAGGTTACATATACACGGCGAAGCATGAGGGATGGTACTCTGTCAGTGACGAGACGTTCTATCCGCAATCCCAGGTTCATCTCTCGTTGGACCCTGCCACTGGGCGGAAAAGAATGGTATGGCATCCACCCCTTTACCACGATTATAAGTTGACCGGAACAGGTTTCTATCGAAACGGGGAAGGAAGTCGAGTGGTCCTCTGAAACGAACTATCACTTTCGCTTGTCAGCTTTCCAAGATCGCTTATTAGAACTGTACAAAACTGGGTTCATCACACCGGAGCATTACGCTGGGGATGTGGTGAAATCGGTCTCCTCCGGACTTTCGGATTTGTCAATTTCGCGGCCAGTTGAACGGTTGACATGGGGAGTCCCGGTCCCGAGCGATAGCACGCAAACGATTTACGTTTGGCTGGATGCCCTTGTCAATTATCTTACAAAGGCCGGATACCCTTTCCCACCTGGTGAAGGAAGCCGCGGTGGGTGGCCAGCAGATGTCCACGTCGTCGGCAAGGACATTGTTCGGTAGGCAATTCTGCAGGACGATAGCGAACAGTGCTCACAGAAGTTAGATTCCATTGTGTCTACTGGCCAGCATTCCTCATGGCCCTAGATCTCCCGATCCCTCGGAACGTTCTCGTCCACGGACATTGGACGATGAACCGGGAGAAGATGTCAAAGTCGACGGGAAACGTAGTCAATCCCTTTTTCGCGATCGACCGTTTCGGAGTTGACACCATGCgcttctttctgtctttccAGGGAGGCTTTGCGTCAGACGCTGACTACGACAACGCCCACATTATCCGCGATTACAAGAAATACCTTCAGCAGGGTATTGGCAACATCGCCCACCGCACAATTGGCTGTGCGAAGAAAAACCTGCGGACATATATCGTCAATGCCGTAACTGGAAAATCCCCCGCAACGCGTACAGATCAGGAGTACCAGAAAATGCTGGAGGAACTCTCCACCAAGGTAGCGGAGCATATGGAGAAACTTAACCCGCGCGCCGCCTTACAGGAGATCATGGCGGTAATCTTACAGGTGAGACATATTTCCCTCGGCAAGTTGTATGCGGAGCTCCCCTCCCTGAcacccttctctcctccagacAAACAAGTATTTCCACAACTCGGAGCCGTGGAAGAATCCAGAACAGAACCAGCGTGTGCTGTATAACGTCGCCGAATCAATGCGTATCACGGGAATCTTATTACAGCCCTTTATGCCTACCAAGGCTAAAGAGACCCTCGATCTCTTCCGAGTTGATGCTTCGAAACGGGGCATCTCGGATGCAAGATACGCATCGGACTCGGATTATGGTGAGGGCATTAAGAAAAAGATCCTGTTCGAGCCGCTTATATTCGAGAATTAAACTGATCGACATTTGTCTATGGGGCAAGTTACTAAAAGAAAGATTCTCCTCTACTTAACAAGCTTCCAAGGTCCCTTATCACGGTAGATATTCACTTAGAAGGTGGCTGGCGATTGTTTTTCTGTGCATGAAAATTCCTGATATCTTCCCCATGTGGAGTGGCGAACCATGGTCAGGGTGACCAATTCCCTATTCATAGACAAAAGGCAAGCAAGATTTGCGTCATGTGGGAGGCCAATGATCTAGGTCATGTCCACAAGGTTATCAGCGGGAAAAGGCTTCCTGATACAACGCTGTTTACATGAGAGATACCTGTCCGGGCGGGAAACCTTGGAACCACCCCCTTTTCCCGCGGCAAACTGATGGATAGCATCGGGAAGATCGAATTCTTATTGTATAACAGAATCGTGGGGTTTTGGGATTGATGTAATAATATAATGGGGTTCATGGGTCTGTCTTTTTGACTTCGCGGTgcttttgttctttttttctttctcgcaTATCCTCCTGCTTATACTTCAAGATACCTTTGCTGCAGgtttatactagtatacaACctagcaacaacaacaatctcaTCATCTCTATTCTTAATATACATCCCACGCAAACAAAGAACACCTACAAACTAATACTCTCGTCGTCTCAACCCCTCTAATATCAAAACCCAACCAGCAAGATGGGCAGCATCAGCCTCGCCACCACAACCACGGACACGATGTCTCAACCACAAGACCAACCCACCTACAAGACACCATGGATTGAAACCCCCCTAGTCGAATCATCCACCCTATCAGCCCTAGCTGGCTGCCGAATCTTCCTCAAGCTTGAAAACACCCAACCAAGCGGCTCCTTCAAGTCCCGTGCCATGGGCGCCCAGATCCTCTCACACCTGAACAACCCGGCCAACGCGGGGAAATCAATCCACTTCTTCGCTTCCTCTGGAGGTAACGCGGGGCTCGCTGCTGTCTGTGCTGCGAAGACCCTAGGGTTCCCCTGCACGGTCGTTGTTCCACTGGCAACCAAGACCCTTATGGTTGATAAGCTGAGAAAGGCCGGGGCTCATGATGTTATCAAGCATGGGGAGACGTTCTCCGAGGCAGGAGAGTATATGAAGGAAGTTATCATGAAGCAAGGCGATGAcaaggaagagggggaaacTGTGAAGGTTGCTCTACACCCCTTTGACAACCCGGCCATCTGGGACGGGAACAGCACGCTTCTTGACGAGTTGGTTGAGCAAGTCCCCGTTGTTGCCGGGGAAGATACCACAGGAGACCACGATGACATGATCCTCCCGGTTGACGCCATTATCTGCAGTGTTGGCGGTGGAGGGTTACTGAATGGCCTCGTTATGGGGATTGAGCGTCGCCGAGAACAACTCGCCAAGACGAAGAAGGCTTCCACGCAGCGAGAGTATTCCAAGCCCACACactttgttgctgttgagacCCGCGGGACGGATtcccttgctgctgctgtggcaCAGGGGTCGCTTGTCAGTTTGCCCAAGATCACGTCGCAGGCGACGTCACTAGGTGCGATCCGGGTGTCGGAGAGGACGCTGGAGTATGCGTTGCATCCCCCGCAGGGAGTAAAGGTGCACAGCACGGTGTTGTCCGATGCGGATGCAGCACGAGGTGTGCTCCgccttgttgatgatgagcgTGTGCTTGTGGAGCTGGCTTGCGGAGTGTGTATTGAGGCTGCGGTTGGTGATGCGAGCCGAGTGGATTCCaaggcgacgaagaagcggaagagaaACCTTGATGAGGGATATGGAGATGATCGGTTGTCGTCTGGGGAGAactcggaggaagaggtgtCGCGTGAGAAAGCGGCCTCGACCCCGTTACAgtcgaagctgaaggagttGGTGCCGGATATTGGACCAGAGAGTCGAGTGGTGATTGTGGTCTGCGGTGGCAGCAACGTCACCATTGATGGCGCGGTGGAATGGAGATCAATGCTGCAGGAAGGCTGGGGGAGTGAAAACTAGACTGGGTCATTTAAAGCGTTTCgatatacttattttaattatttgTCCGCGTACAGCTTgttatatattcttcatcAGTTTGCGATTCATTTGGTTTGCATATGTCTACATGATAGAAAAGAACGCCAGAACCTGCTGGTTGTTGATTCACGCAGAAGCTGCAACTTGTCCTCCGATCGACTCAATGCGATAGTTCCAGTAATTCTTCCGAATAGGATCGTACTTGTCTTTCAACAGGTTCAGCATACGGATGGCTTCGTCTGGGGCGGTGCCGCCTTGCGCATACACATCCGCTAGCCACTCTACAGCATGACTGCTTTTCACCTCGACATCTACAAGCTGGCCTTGGCCATCGCGCTTGTCAATAACAAACTTCTGCGTAAAGTCCTTCCACTCTGAGAGCGGCCGACCGGCAGCTCGTATAACGCCCCGAGCATACGACCAGGGACTCCGGTTCTCTGGCGCCCGCACGATTTGCTCCTGGGCGTACTGCAATTCCTCATCAACCGAATCCTCATCCACAACATCATGTCGGCCCTTCTTGGCCGGCGGTCCACTGCCGTGGACCATACCAGCGTCCGGTTCCTCGCTGCGGGGTCCAAACCGTAGCATATAACGGTGGTTCCAAGCAGAATTGTTTCTCAAGTCCGAGTTGAGCAGAGAGTTGACATCCGCAATCTCACGAGGAGAATCCCACAGCCCAAAGTGCCGGACCAACCAGTGTCGGTACGTCCAGACGTGATAGTTTTTGGAGTCCTGAGCGAACATTTCCATGAGAAAGTCCATCTCCTTGGGTGGCAGGGTAGGGAAGTGCTCTCGCGAGGCCATCAGAACctggcgatgatgcctgCCGGAGTTAGTGGTTACTGTATACTAATCGAAGTAGACGAAGCCTACCAGATTTGGTAATTCTTCAAGTATTTCAAAGATACTCTATTCAGCCACTCCAATTCGTCGATGAGGTCCTTTTCCAAAGCAAAGACAATTTTGGCACGATATATCCTGTTGAGTTTAGCTGCGGTCCGAGGAAAATTTCAGTAGTCACTCACCAGACTGTGTAATGGGCAGGATTCATAGAGATAATATCTTCAGTGAGCTTCAACGCCCTCTCAGACATTTCATTGGCGGCCATGACGGCACGAAGGTATGAGGTTGCGTCGAGGTATTCATCACTGTAGGCGATGGTGGCCAGGGGCATAGCACCGGATTCAGAGCCATCGTTGAGagggatgggctggatggaGGCCCATTCGGGGTCGGACGCATATTTTCCTTCCATATTGGAGTTCCGTCCACTTCACACCTGCAAATTCAGGAGAtgttggggaagaggaaTGGTGGAAGTTCTGGTGATGATtttggtgaagttgaagtggGGGACATTgtggcctgaggcaccaacaacaatagCAACAGAACAATCAGCAGAAATCGACAATCAATCAAACTCACGTTGTATTCAGGACAGTGAACTATGATGTTTCCATAGATATGACATCGCATCGACTATCGTGGTTAAACCTGGGGAAGTCTCGTGACCATGGAATCCGTTGCAGGGCCCATCTCGATGCAAGCTCTAGCGGATCACCCGGACACTCAGTTGGTCGCCACTGGCCAGTGTTCTCTTATCTGGATCTTGTCCAAAATAGTGGGCTAAAGTCTTAGCTATCACTGGCCGACCCCGCAACTTGCAAGCCTTCTCTATCAGCTCCAGTCCGAGAGCGCGTGCCGTTTGCCAATCACTGCGTCCCAGCCTATCAACCAACACCCCAGATTGGAGATCTTCTCCCCTCTCCAaatctcctctttctctcctccttctcctcctccttcgtcaccatgctcttctcttcatccttcctTTTTATTCCGGATTTGGTTGTTTTTTCCCAACCATCGCAATGCGTCGCGTCAAGAAATCCCGAAACGGGTGTGCGAGATGCAAGAGCAAGCGAGTTCGTCCCCTTCGAGCTTTCTTCGGAATAGAGCTTGGCCTGGAACCGTAGTTTCCCACTAACTTCTTCTCTATAGGTAaaatgcggggaagaaaagcccCATTGCAATCGCTGTACTCGCCTAGGCGTGAAATGTCCCGGTTACGTTCAAGCACTGCGCTGGGTTACCAACAACTCGTCCACGGAAGATGCCGGAATAGAGTCGACGACAGAGAATGACCCTATTCAATTTGACGGCCATGTCGAAAGATCGCCCAACAAGCCCAATCAAGGTTCTCGCCTCCAGTCACATACTGATTCCGAGAACTATCTGAATCTGCAAACGCGGTCGCCCCTGGCTCCGGATGACAGTACTCTCCCAGACAGCCTGGTAGACGATGACCCGAACGCGCTATGTGATGACCTATGGGATCTTCGGCAGCCTGGATCCCTGCCAGAACTAGCTGATCTATGTCCTGCATCGCCGACAACTGCAGTGTCCGCTGGGgatcaccagcagcctgaTGCATCCGCCATCAAGTTCGGCTCACCAGCAAGCCTAGGGTCAGATCCTTGGGCCTTCTTTTCGCTGGCCGCACCAGCGCACCAGAGTCAATCCAGGGGCTTTCCAGGCTTCGACCCATCGTCGATTGTCCGTCAGtatcctccgccgcctggTGGTGGCTCCCCTGTGCGACCGGCGCCGCGGGATTTCACCTCAATACCCCAGCCCTTGAACAACCCATCTTGGACTTTAATAGAGTATTACTTCAAGGAAGTTGCAGCCCTATTTTCTAGCTATGACAGCCAGATGAACCCTTTCCGCACTACGGTCTCCCGCCTTTGGGGTTCCTCGCTTGCTATGTGCCGCACCATGCAGAGCATGGCTGCAGCCACCCTTGTCAACGACTTTCCACAGTTCGGCCCCATGGGCAAGAAGATGCGCAATGAGGCGATCGAGATCATTAGCAACGAGACATCCATGGACGATAAGTCCCTCCTTGCTCTGCTCATGCTTGGTCAAACCGCCAGTTGGCATGATCCTAAGGACCTTGGGATTTCCTATTTCAACCTCCTGCGGAGACATCTTGATACCGCCATTTTAGCTCAGGCTACCAACCCAACAAACCGTGGCAACAATTACCAATTCTTTGAAGAGGCTCTTGTCTACTGGGAGATGCTTCTCTCCTTCGTTGCCGATGATTCTGCTGTCATTCAAGCTGCCCCGACACCATCCAACGCCGCCGAATCCCTTGTCTTACAGCGCGTTCCCCATCCTTGGACTGGCATCGCCCGCGACACCCAGTACACCGTCCAAGAAGCCGGTCGCCTCGTAAGGGCAGAGCGTAGACGTATTCGAGCCCGTAAATTTACCTCGCAGGCGGACATTGCCGAAGCTCAGATCGCACTCGAAAAGGGCCGCGGGCTTGAGGAACGACTGCTCTCCCTAGCCCATCCTACAGAAGCAGAAATTGTCTCCCCAGGCGATGACGAAACCCCTGTCTGGCACCTTCTCACTATGGCCGAGGTCTATCGCTGTACAGGCCTTCTGCAACTATACCGCGCATTTCCCgacctcctccagcgccgactTCCcgcccaacaacatcaacaccattcacctacccagcagcaacaacaacagcaaccacagcatacaacatcaacaccacaTGAAGCATTCCACCCCTCCCTGGACACTACCGACTCCAACACCTGGTTCAACGACCCCTACCTCCCCGACCCAACaacccaacaacaaacaactGCTCCGGCAGTCTCCGATCCTTCCTATCACGATAGCTGGCTCACCGAATTCGCCTTAACAACCCTCTCCCGCCTGAAAACCATCCCTCTTGAATCCCGCACCCGCTGCCTCCaaccccttctcctcgtcgcctCCAGCAGCGAACTCCGCTTACCTCCCACGCCATCAGACCCATTAGCACTCTCTGCAAACGGGAACGGCCCCTGCATCTCGTCGCATGCGCTCGAAGTCGCACGCACCCGCCGCTTTATTCTCGGCCGTTTAACTTCGTTCTTGCACGTGCTGCCTCCGAAGCCGATTAGTGTGTGTCTGGAGCTGGTGAATGAGgtgtggaagaggatggacGGTGGCGATCCTGATGTTTATTGGATGGACGTCATGATTGAGAAGGGGTGGGAGACGACGATGGGGTAGCGTATAAAATTCTTGTGACGGTTTAGTCCAAGAAATCATAAGGGCATTTGCCATATGTTGTGTTCTTTATAATTTGTATGATACCCTGCTTGCTCACTGCTTTGGTTTACATACTACCCACGAAGGGCGATGACA is a window of Aspergillus puulaauensis MK2 DNA, chromosome 4, nearly complete sequence DNA encoding:
- a CDS encoding putative nuclear transport factor 2 domain protein (COG:A;~EggNog:ENOG410PSN2;~InterPro:IPR018222,IPR032710,IPR002075;~PFAM:PF02136) yields the protein MAPPSDDVYAKISTEAATEFVQSYYPALQSNRAIIASFYGAPPCTIVFNGNTVADGNAVQEIFVNQMPPAHYEVQSFDCQIINKQYPTNATGRQPDPRKDISILVIVSGYVRYGESRDLPQRGFSETFVLTPNPSTDGPKGKRRRDWLVQTQNFRLVV
- a CDS encoding uncharacterized protein (COG:S;~EggNog:ENOG410PPS4;~InterPro:IPR036864,IPR021858,IPR001138;~PFAM:PF00172,PF11951;~go_function: GO:0000981 - DNA-binding transcription factor activity, RNA polymerase II-specific [Evidence IEA];~go_function: GO:0008270 - zinc ion binding [Evidence IEA];~go_process: GO:0006355 - regulation of transcription, DNA-templated [Evidence IEA]), with product MRRVKKSRNGCARCKSKRVKCGEEKPHCNRCTRLGVKCPGYVQALRWVTNNSSTEDAGIESTTENDPIQFDGHVERSPNKPNQGSRLQSHTDSENYLNLQTRSPLAPDDSTLPDSLVDDDPNALCDDLWDLRQPGSLPELADLCPASPTTAVSAGDHQQPDASAIKFGSPASLGSDPWAFFSLAAPAHQSQSRGFPGFDPSSIVRQYPPPPGGGSPVRPAPRDFTSIPQPLNNPSWTLIEYYFKEVAALFSSYDSQMNPFRTTVSRLWGSSLAMCRTMQSMAAATLVNDFPQFGPMGKKMRNEAIEIISNETSMDDKSLLALLMLGQTASWHDPKDLGISYFNLLRRHLDTAILAQATNPTNRGNNYQFFEEALVYWEMLLSFVADDSAVIQAAPTPSNAAESLVLQRVPHPWTGIARDTQYTVQEAGRLVRAERRRIRARKFTSQADIAEAQIALEKGRGLEERLLSLAHPTEAEIVSPGDDETPVWHLLTMAEVYRCTGLLQLYRAFPDLLQRRLPAQQHQHHSPTQQQQQQQPQHTTSTPHEAFHPSLDTTDSNTWFNDPYLPDPTTQQQTTAPAVSDPSYHDSWLTEFALTTLSRLKTIPLESRTRCLQPLLLVASSSELRLPPTPSDPLALSANGNGPCISSHALEVARTRRFILGRLTSFLHVLPPKPISVCLELVNEVWKRMDGGDPDVYWMDVMIEKGWETTMG
- the MSM1 gene encoding methionine--tRNA ligase MSM1 (BUSCO:EOG09263NXM;~COG:J;~EggNog:ENOG410PG4Y;~InterPro:IPR041872,IPR013155,IPR009080,IPR014758, IPR014729,IPR015413,IPR033911;~PFAM:PF09334,PF08264;~go_function: GO:0000166 - nucleotide binding [Evidence IEA];~go_function: GO:0004812 - aminoacyl-tRNA ligase activity [Evidence IEA];~go_function: GO:0004825 - methionine-tRNA ligase activity [Evidence IEA];~go_function: GO:0005524 - ATP binding [Evidence IEA];~go_process: GO:0006418 - tRNA aminoacylation for protein translation [Evidence IEA];~go_process: GO:0006431 - methionyl-tRNA aminoacylation [Evidence IEA]) gives rise to the protein MANLRGGFRALSWANQLLYHQRPSWKCASCKVTPPAVVRSARRYATTSEGTSTAKPYYITTPIFYVNAAPHVGHLYTMVIADVLKRWRTLVGDSEAQLLTGTDEHGMKIQQAAISAGIDTQAFCDRNCKTFKDLAKSADMDYNYFIRTTEPAHKEAVQYFWEMLQHRGYIYTAKHEGWYSVSDETFYPQSQVHLSLDPATGRKRMVSIETGKEVEWSSETNYHFRLSAFQDRLLELYKTGFITPEHYAGDVVKSVSSGLSDLSISRPVERLTWGVPVPSDSTQTIYVWLDALVNYLTKAGYPFPPGEGSRGGWPADVHVVGKDIVRFHCVYWPAFLMALDLPIPRNVLVHGHWTMNREKMSKSTGNVVNPFFAIDRFGVDTMRFFLSFQGGFASDADYDNAHIIRDYKKYLQQGIGNIAHRTIGCAKKNLRTYIVNAVTGKSPATRTDQEYQKMLEELSTKVAEHMEKLNPRAALQEIMAVILQTNKYFHNSEPWKNPEQNQRVLYNVAESMRITGILLQPFMPTKAKETLDLFRVDASKRGISDARYASDSDYGEGIKKKILFEPLIFEN
- the ramB gene encoding bifunctional protein farnesyltransferase/protein geranylgeranyltransferase (BUSCO:EOG09263Z41;~COG:O;~EggNog:ENOG410PGF8;~InterPro:IPR002088;~PFAM:PF01239;~go_function: GO:0008318 - protein prenyltransferase activity [Evidence IEA];~go_process: GO:0018342 - protein prenylation [Evidence IEA]); this translates as MEGKYASDPEWASIQPIPLNDGSESGAMPLATIAYSDEYLDATSYLRAVMAANEMSERALKLTEDIISMNPAHYTVWIYRAKIVFALEKDLIDELEWLNRVSLKYLKNYQIWHHRQVLMASREHFPTLPPKEMDFLMEMFAQDSKNYHVWTYRHWLVRHFGLWDSPREIADVNSLLNSDLRNNSAWNHRYMLRFGPRSEEPDAGMVHGSGPPAKKGRHDVVDEDSVDEELQYAQEQIVRAPENRSPWSYARGVIRAAGRPLSEWKDFTQKFVIDKRDGQGQLVDVEVKSSHAVEWLADVYAQGGTAPDEAIRMLNLLKDKYDPIRKNYWNYRIESIGGQVAASA
- a CDS encoding putative L-serine dehydratase (COG:E;~EggNog:ENOG410PGFY;~InterPro:IPR036052,IPR000634,IPR001926;~PFAM:PF00291;~go_function: GO:0030170 - pyridoxal phosphate binding [Evidence IEA];~go_process: GO:0006520 - cellular amino acid metabolic process [Evidence IEA]), with translation MGSISLATTTTDTMSQPQDQPTYKTPWIETPLVESSTLSALAGCRIFLKLENTQPSGSFKSRAMGAQILSHLNNPANAGKSIHFFASSGGNAGLAAVCAAKTLGFPCTVVVPLATKTLMVDKLRKAGAHDVIKHGETFSEAGEYMKEVIMKQGDDKEEGETVKVALHPFDNPAIWDGNSTLLDELVEQVPVVAGEDTTGDHDDMILPVDAIICSVGGGGLLNGLVMGIERRREQLAKTKKASTQREYSKPTHFVAVETRGTDSLAAAVAQGSLVSLPKITSQATSLGAIRVSERTLEYALHPPQGVKVHSTVLSDADAARGVLRLVDDERVLVELACGVCIEAAVGDASRVDSKATKKRKRNLDEGYGDDRLSSGENSEEEVSREKAASTPLQSKLKELVPDIGPESRVVIVVCGGSNVTIDGAVEWRSMLQEGWGSEN